In Persicobacter psychrovividus, the genomic window AAAATGGTGACATCATGTTTGAAAGGCCTGAAGCTAAACATGCGCACATTTTATCGGATGGCAGCGTTGAAGGGCTTTCAATCGCCAGGATTTACGAATTAGGACAAACGGCCAAGTTTGAAGAAATTAAATTTATCCTTGATACCGTCAAGTACAACAAACGGGTATCTGAAGAAGGACTGAAAAATAATTATGGCCTTCAGGTAGGCAAAAGATTGCTGTCCACTTTTGACAAGGAAGGACTCACCGCCGATTTAGCAACCAGAGCCGCCGCACGTGCTGCAGCAGGTTCCGATGCGCGCATGGCGGGTTGTGGTCTACCGGTCATGACCAATTCAGGGTCAGGAAATCAGGGCATCACTGTAACACTCCCCGTTCTTGAAATGGCGGAAACGATAAATGCAACAGAGGAGCAGCTGGCACGGGCATTAATTGTGGCACATGCTATTCCTATTCATATTAAAAAACGCATCGGCCCATTATCAGCCCTATGTGGTATTTTACCCGCATCAATTGGCGCAGGAGCAGGCGTTGCTTTCCTGAAAAATGGTGGATTGGAGGCGATCGAAAATGTGGTGAAATACATGGTGGCCAACTTGTCGGGCATGATTTGCGATGGTGCGAAACCATCATGCGCATTAAAAATAGGCTCCAGTATTCAGGCGGCAATGCAAGCGGTCAATTTTTCAGTAGACGATCCTATCCAGCCTTTTGCGGACGGCATTGTACATGAAGACGTTGAAATCACGATCAAAAATCTTGCACAGCTTGGTGTCAAAGGGCTTGAAAAAGTGGATCCTATGATGCTTGAAGTATTGAATGATAAATGTGATTAAGATAAAGAATTTTACGGTGTAGGGCTTTTAATTCGGTATAGAATTTGAGCCTCACTATAAAATGATTAATTTTGAAACCTGATTAAAATTTAACTTACACAATTTGGCTTTTTAGTTTATTTTATTGTGAAATTTTGAATATAATTCATAAGAAATGATTCTTTTTAAATTATTATTTGCCTTGATAGCACCCTATCAAGAAATTGTAGTTGCAGACCAAGGCCCTGTATACACAGAAACCAATTTAAGCCATTTTATTGTAGAGCCGCTAAACACGATTACGGCCATCATTTTTATTGGAATTGCGATCTATTGGCTCACCAAAGTGGGTGGTAATTTTAAGCGATATGCCTTCATGATGGTCATCACGGTATTGCTGTTAATTGGTGGGGTTGGCGGCACGCTATACCATGCCTTCAGATCATCTTGGTATTACATGATGATGGATTACCTGCCAATTTTGATCATCGGATTTTTTGGCGCGATGTACCTCATGTACAAGCTATTCCACAGCTGGAAAATCCCTTTACTTATTGGTGTTGGGGTATCTGTTATTGAGTACTTTGTCAATAACCATATCGCCGATCCGTTATCGACAAACTTATCCTATTTAACAATGGCTATTTTTGTGATCCTGCCGTTATTCGCTTTTTTACGAAGAACGCATTTTTATCAGGTGAAAATGGTCTTGTTCGGCTTGGCATCGTTTTGTTGTGCAATTGGAATGCGCTTTTTGGACCCCAATCCAGAGCGTTATTTTGAGCCTGTAGGCTTACACTTCTTATGGCACACCTTCGGGGCTTTTGCCTGCTTCTTCCTGTTCCGTTATTTCTATAAAATTAATGATGTAGATCTGATTCCAGGAAAAAAATGGGAAAAATGGAAACGCATTTCAGCAAAATATAAAAAACAACAACTTGTAAAGTAACAAGTAATGAAAGCAACCTATTTTTATGGGTTGCTTTTTTTTGCCCAATAACCTTTTAAGTCTGCTTTTCCATCACCTGCATTAAAGAATAGGCGTTTAGCGAGCAGGCAATTAGCAACCAAATAAAGTAGGGAAGGATAAGCAAAGCGACCGCCCCCATGGTATTGGCAGCCAGCCATAACATCACCCCAACGGTTACGGAGAGCAGTACAATGTCGAGTAGAGCAAATCCAAGCCAGTGAAACTCGAAGAACAGTGGGTTCCATGCCACATTCAATATCCATTGAACCGTAAAAAGGATGATAAAGGCCGTTCGCATTGTTGGATGAGCCATTGCCCGACTCATGAATATCGCTAAAAGGACCATAATTGTTGACCAAGCGACACCAAACATCCAGGAAGGAGGAGTCCAGGGAGCCTTTGGAAGCCGTGCGTACCAATCAGAGGCCACACCTGCCGCAGTAAACTGACCACCAATGCCCAAGGCCATAAAATTAATGATCAGAAAAAATATTATTCGAACCCACATAAGGATTTTATTATTGAGATTTTAACGCTTAATTCAGGGTAGTATTCAACCAGTTTGTCAACTGATTTTCCCATTGGAGATTAATATTACGATGCCCTAACCCGAAGCCGTGTGCAATAGTTTTATCAATACCATATAATATACACAATTGATTGGAAACATTGTAATCTGATAGTCCCTGCGCATACCTCCTACTGTTCTCTGCCACAACCACAGGATCAGCCGCCGCATGCACTAAAAAAGTCGGTGGGTAATCTGCATGAATACATTTTTCCGCAGAAAAGGCAGTATCCTCGGATTCCCCCTGCCAGCTTTGTTTACTGCCCTGATGTGCAAGCCCTTCCTCAAAACTAAGCACAGGATAAAATAAAATGTTGAACTGAATCGGTATTGTTTCTGACCACTGACTATTCAAAACGCTGCAAAGATGCCCGCCTGCGGAGAAGCCACAAGTGCCGATCTGCTGTCGATTGATATGGTATTGCTCCGCATGCTTGTAAAGATAGGTTACGGCACGTTTACAGGCCGCTATTGTTGATCGTCCATAATCACCATCAGGCAGAGGATAAAGGCAAACAACTGCAATAAACCCACGCTGTTGAAACCATAAGGCCGCCTGCCGCCCTTCCTTTTCTACGGCAAGATGCTTGTATCCGCCTCCAGGGAAGATAATAACCGCAGGTTTCAGCCGTTCAGAATCCCGACTTGGGGCGCCATAGATCAGCAGTTTTAGTTTAGGGTTGACCTTCAATACATTTGGCTTGAGGAACCTTTCACGCCAGTCGAATACAGTTTCATAACCCTCCGCATTTTCTGCGATTACCGTTGGCCCGCTACAAGCAGAAAAAGTCATCGAGACACTGAAGATGAGCAAAAAAAATCGATCAGCAGGAGTGAAAAAGTGACGAATAACAGGTTTTAAAGACATCTTTAGATAAAAAAAGGAAAAGTCGGTGTGCTTACATGGCATATTTTATTTCCTTAAATACCGTATTTTAATCAAGATCTGTTCTATATTTGTCCAAAATTCAACATTTACAACTAAAATTTAATTCCAGATGAAAAGCTATCGTGAAATCATAGTTTTACTTGTGATCAGCAGCCCCTTGGCGTTCATGTGGACTTACCTCTCTTACGCCCACAAATCACCAATCTCGCAAGTCATGATTTTTATTGGACTCACCATTTTAATAATGGCCGTCTTTAGTCCTTTCAAATCTTTGATTGACCTGCTGAAATAACCCAGAAACAACTTAACCTACACTCAACTCTTATCGCCACTTTCTATCAATTTAATTATTGTTCAGAAGTGGCAAATGCCTTCAATTTTCGACAACTTTGCGCTTAGTATTTAACACGATCTTCTCTCATGTCGCAAACTTTACAAGAAATTTCCCTATCGGAGGTCATTGAGTTATTCGATGGCAAAAAAATTAATCCTGACGAACTGAGTTCCTACGAAAATTGGGCGATGGATTTTTTCCATAAAGAGGAAAACGTTCGAGAGCCATATCTTCAAATGACGCTGCAACTCGATATTTCTGCGGCATATGATGTTTACCAAAGATTATACAAACAGCTTCCTGATGCCACCTTTACGGCTTATCTGATGTGGAATTTAAGTCAGACCTGCAATAATCACCCAGCGTTTTTATACCGAAAAATAGGTAATGATTGGTACCAATTTAAGAAGCTACCCATTTTTTGCCCCATTGCCGTAGGAGGAAATGCTCGTTTTACAGAAATATTATTGGAAAACAGTCAGGAGCAATCGTTGGCGGCATTTTTTGTCCATTATAAACAATCCTTGCAGGCTGTCGCTGACCGTAAACAGTTTATCCCCATAGCGCCATTGGTTTGGTCTGTTGCACTGTTTATCGGCAACTTACCCAACCTTCAATTTACTGGTTTTACCTTGCACACCCCAACCAAAAAATCTGGTCGCCCCTATT contains:
- a CDS encoding serine dehydratase subunit alpha family protein; this encodes MTTTEHKIDNGQIIDLIQHDVELALGCTEPIAVALAVVKAKEILGLTPESVQLKVSGNMYKNAMSVGIPNTKHKGMLIAAALGVFSGKSSYLLEVLKDVNHEIIEEAQTYVEQGKVEVKVIENVDKLYVEAVVFAEGETANAVIETRHTEFSAYSKNGDIMFERPEAKHAHILSDGSVEGLSIARIYELGQTAKFEEIKFILDTVKYNKRVSEEGLKNNYGLQVGKRLLSTFDKEGLTADLATRAAARAAAGSDARMAGCGLPVMTNSGSGNQGITVTLPVLEMAETINATEEQLARALIVAHAIPIHIKKRIGPLSALCGILPASIGAGAGVAFLKNGGLEAIENVVKYMVANLSGMICDGAKPSCALKIGSSIQAAMQAVNFSVDDPIQPFADGIVHEDVEITIKNLAQLGVKGLEKVDPMMLEVLNDKCD
- a CDS encoding TspO/MBR family protein, whose product is MWVRIIFFLIINFMALGIGGQFTAAGVASDWYARLPKAPWTPPSWMFGVAWSTIMVLLAIFMSRAMAHPTMRTAFIILFTVQWILNVAWNPLFFEFHWLGFALLDIVLLSVTVGVMLWLAANTMGAVALLILPYFIWLLIACSLNAYSLMQVMEKQT
- a CDS encoding alpha/beta hydrolase codes for the protein MSLKPVIRHFFTPADRFFLLIFSVSMTFSACSGPTVIAENAEGYETVFDWRERFLKPNVLKVNPKLKLLIYGAPSRDSERLKPAVIIFPGGGYKHLAVEKEGRQAALWFQQRGFIAVVCLYPLPDGDYGRSTIAACKRAVTYLYKHAEQYHINRQQIGTCGFSAGGHLCSVLNSQWSETIPIQFNILFYPVLSFEEGLAHQGSKQSWQGESEDTAFSAEKCIHADYPPTFLVHAAADPVVVAENSRRYAQGLSDYNVSNQLCILYGIDKTIAHGFGLGHRNINLQWENQLTNWLNTTLN
- a CDS encoding CatA-like O-acetyltransferase produces the protein MSQTLQEISLSEVIELFDGKKINPDELSSYENWAMDFFHKEENVREPYLQMTLQLDISAAYDVYQRLYKQLPDATFTAYLMWNLSQTCNNHPAFLYRKIGNDWYQFKKLPIFCPIAVGGNARFTEILLENSQEQSLAAFFVHYKQSLQAVADRKQFIPIAPLVWSVALFIGNLPNLQFTGFTLHTPTKKSGRPYFYFGKRYESEGKKWIPMLLTFDHSNLDPFVISPFIAEFEARIASDQYL